A DNA window from Centropristis striata isolate RG_2023a ecotype Rhode Island chromosome 10, C.striata_1.0, whole genome shotgun sequence contains the following coding sequences:
- the itga4 gene encoding integrin alpha-4, with translation MRPCSLVLVQVLVLVYPAAGYNLDQEHSLEFSGPSSSMFGYSVLLHRHKAHSWLVVGAPVANSSSNTAVHSPGAVYRCNITAESRHCHSMHAEVQQCGKTCDAESDHQWLGVSLSRQPGDEGHILACAHRWKNVFYSKKDGQNHKLPNGVCYRYGSDLRHAQPIIPCYRDHQRKFGEDYGSCQAGISNFLTEDLIIMGAPGTSYWTGSVLVFNTSSRGMSVYLDDDAGSVSFGSYLGYSVGAGHFLSPGSMEVVGGAPQYNQKGKVFIFAVDNTMLRVISEVSGKELGSYFGSSLCVVDLNADGLSDLLVGAPMATGITREEGRVHVYINQGQAQLLEAEFQLTGNDAYAARFGETIADLGDLDDDGYNDVAIGAPQEDDLKGAVYIYNGRAEGISSTPSQRITGSTLHRDLRMFGQSLSSGIDIDDNGYQDVAVGAFLSDSAVVLRTRPVIQVKAFLALPEQIDQQVALCREHKTPTVCLNVTVCFSVKSRHYKGAIDLQYNLTSDLLHKPSFPHRFYFHGNGSSNSTKGRVRARHGQLTCTTHVAYQRKDVRDIFTPVKFEVSYSHRETNTHRGSSKTFPPLKPILQQSAGHQNTITNQTWFARSCSLVNCSTNMQLSAQLVLPHEQEYFALGSGQTIMLKTSLLNSGDDAFLPRLTLRFPNNIHYIKVLHNDDNVVSCDVTQEVNSTTAGVDCSVTSLLLSAHAQLNISFLLDVNQNSTPGDIIIQVKTSSDNYEREEYLRDNSMSLLLPLKYGVNVNIHGFVTPTTFVFGDEDTTPVDCYTERFNYTYKVLNSGPSRSVDTVVDITLPKILTPYRHRLLQVVDWQSSHGVCSISDTTVKVEKDCQKVPQASFIKQLIFFFSSTSTRRMFCGRGDELCERLVCHLGNLEAGREAFIQLEIRVNPAVLLQAPGRHGVMKLESTAMMSNPRASNHTILIHEQPEAQVVVEALFTQKPSTTVKVFIIVVSLVLGLMILAALIWCLWKAGFFKREFQKKKEEEEFKRDSWDYVPKNESTS, from the exons ATGCGTCCCTGCAGCCTGGTCCTTGttcaggtcctggtcctggtctatCCTGCAGCAGGGTACAATCTGGATCAGGAGCACAGTCTGGAGTTCAGTGGTCCATCTTCCTCCATGTTTGGATACTCAGTCCTGCTGCATCGCCACAAAGCCCACAGCTG GTTGGTGGTTGGAGCCCCAGTAGCAAACTCGTCCTCCAATACGGCAGTTCATTCCCCAGGAGCTGTTTACCGCTGCAACATCACTGCCGAGTCCCGCCACTGCCACTCCATGCATGctg AGGTGCAGCAGTGTGGGAAGACTTGTGATGCAGAGAGTGATCACCAGTGGCTGGGAGTCAGTCTGTCCAGACAACCTGGAGACGAAGGACACATCCTG gCGTGTGCTCACCGCTGGAAGAACGTCTTCTACTCAAAGAAAGACGGTCAGAACCACAAGCTGCCTAATGGAGTCTGTTATCGTTATGGCAGTGACCTCAGACATGCCCAGCCCATCATCCCCTGCTACAGAG ACCACCAGAGGAAGTTCGGTGAGGATTATGGGTCATGTCAGGCCGGTATTTCCAACTTCCTGACAGAG GATCTGATTATAATGGGGGCTCCAGGGACATCTTATTGGACGGGTTCAGTTCTGGTCTTCAACACGTCCAGCAGAGGAATGTCAGTGTACTTGGATGACGATGCCGGATCAGTCAGCTTTGGAAGCTACCTGG GTTATTCTGTCGGAGCTGGTCACTTTTTGAGTCCTGGTAGTATGGAGGTTGTGGGTGGAGCTCCGCAGTACAATCAGAAAGGCAAG GTTTTCATCTTCGCAGTAGACAACACAATGCTGCGAGTCATCTCTGAAGTGTCTGGAAAAGAG CTTGGATCCTACTTCGGCTCCAGCCTTTGTGTGGTGGATCTTAACGCTGATGGTCTGTCGGATCTGTTGGTTGGCGCTCCCATGGCCACAGGCATCACCAGGGAGGAGGGAAGGGTTCATGTGTACATCAACCAGGGGCAG GCACAGCTGTTGGAGGCAGAGTTTCAGCTGACTGGCAATGATGCCTATGCCGCCCGATTTGGAGAGACCATTGCTGACCTGGGAGACCTGGACGATGACGGTTACAACG atgTGGCGATTGGTGCCCCACAGGAGGACGATCTAAAAGGAGCTGTCTACATTTACAACGGCAGGGCGGAGGGAATCTCATCAACTCCCTCTCag AGGATTACTGGATCCACTCTGCATCGTGACCTCAGGATGTTTGGCCAGTCGCTGAGCTCTGGCATTGACATCGATGATAACGGCTACCAGG ATGTGGCGGTCGGTGCGTTCCTTTCTGACTCGGCTGTGGTTCTCAG AACCCGTCCAGTGATTCAGGTGAAGGCGTTTCTGGCTCTGCCCGAGCAGATTGACCAGCAGGTGGCCCTGTGCCGAGAGCACAAGACTCCAACTGTGTGCCTCAACGTTACTGTCTGCTTCAGCGTCAAGTCCAGACACTACAAAGGAGCTATAG aTCTTCAATAtaatttgacctctgacctacTCCATAAACCATCCTTCCCGCATCGTTTCTATTTCCATGGAAATGGGTCATCCAACAGCACAAAGGGGCGTGTGAGAGCGCGACATGGCCAGCTGACTTGCACAACACACGTGGCTTACCAaagg AAAGATGTGAGGGACATTTTTACTCCAGTTAAGTTTGAGGTTTCCTACAGtcacagagaaacaaacacccACAGAGGCTCCTCCAAAACCTTCCCTCCATTGAAACCCATTCTGCAGCAGAGTGCAGGACACCAGAACACCATCACCAACCAG ACTTGGTTCGCTCGTTCCTGTTCACTAGTGAACTGTTCAACCAACATGCAGCTGTCAGCTCAACTAGTGCTGCCAca TGAGCAGGAGTACTTTGCTCTCGGCTCTGGACAGACCATCATGTTGAAAACCTCTCTATTGAACTCCGGAGATGACGCCTTTTTGCCGCGACTGACACTGCGTTTTCCCAACAACATCCACTACATTAAAGTACTTCATAAC gACGACAATGTGGTCagttgtgatgtcacacaggAAGTCAACAGTACAACAGCAGGTGTTGACTGCAGCGTCACCagcctcctcctctcagccCACGCCCAG TTGAATATCAGTTTCCTATTGGACGTCAACCAGAACAGCACACCTGGTGACATCATCATTCAAGTCAAAACCAGCAG TGATAACTATGAGAGGGAGGAGTATCTTCGTGACAACTCCATGAGTCTCCTTCTTCCTCTGAAATATGGAGTCAACGTTAACATCCACGG ttttgtgACTCCCACCACATTTGTGTTTGGAGATGAAGACACGACTCCAGTCGACTGCTACACTGAAAGATTCAACTACACATACAAG GTGTTAAACTCAGGTCCCAGCAGGTCTGTAGACACTGTGGTTGACATCACGCTACCGAAGATCCTCACACCTTACAGGCACAGACTGCTGCAGGTGGTCGACTGGCAG TCATCTCACGGTGTGTGTTCGATTAGTGACACAACCGTTAAAGTTGAGAAGGATTGCCAGAAGGTTCCCCAAGCTTCCTTCATCAAACagctcatcttcttcttctcctccacctccacccgcAGAATG ttttgTGGTCGTGGTGATGAGCTGTGTGAGCGGTTGGTGTGCCATCTCGGTAACCTGGAGGCGGGGAGAGAAGCTTTCATCCAGCTGGAGATCAGAGTGAACCCTGCTGTACTATTGCAAGCACCG GGTCGTCATGGTGTGATGAAGTTGGAGAGCACAGCAATGATGTCAAATCCAAGAGCAAGTAATCACACCATCCTCATCCATGAACAACCTGAAGCACAG GTGGTGGTGGAAGCTCTTTTTACCCAGAAA